The following is a genomic window from Halodesulfovibrio sp..
CCCCATTGATGCACTTACAAACCATGCCGCCATATACGACTTTGTATCACACGTCCAGAGCGTATCCTGTGCGCTGTCCAACAACTGCGGCACACAAAACGCTCCAAGTTCCGGTGGTTCCTGCACTAGTGACGATAATTCATCGACTGTTGGCAATCGCCAATCTTGAAAGCCTGCAAATTTTTGCTCATTCAACACCGTAATGTATGTATGAGCTTCATCCCATGTACAAGCAAATTCACTGCCGGACTGCTGCCACTTTTTACCGGTTGCAGCATCCGTTACTGTGCCGTCTTCATTATCAACCAAATCTGCCATGCCTACGCAATCTGGTCGCCATAATGAATCCAGTCCAAAAAATTTCTGTGCGTTATCAAGCCGAACCTTAACAGGTTCTGAACGAAGAACAGGGGCATCTGTAGGGCAAGGAGGCGTCTCGGCGAACTCGTCAATAAACCGGCACTCGTTATCTACCCGCTCGCGCCATACTTCCACTAGCGAATCAAGCGCCAACCGCATTTCTTTAGCTGTAGAAAAACGCTTTGCAGGGTCAAACGCCATTGCTCTATCAAAAAAAGCATCCCAGTCACTATCTAAATCAAGAGAATACTGGCTTGCACGCGGAACAACATTGTTTGTATACAGAGCTTCATCCGTAGGCAACACTCCGGTAAGCATGCGGTATAACATAACGCCCACTGAAAAAATATCCGCCCTGCCGTCTACACTGTCCGGCGCTGCTTCCTGTTCCGGCGCGGCATAATACGGAGAGCCAATCCGCTCACCTTTAGCCGTGGATGTCGGCAACATTTCCCCGCGCAAACGGGATAATCCAAAATCTATAAGCTTGATTTCGTCCAGTCCGGTAATCATCAAGTTAAACGGCTTCACATCGCGGTGCACAATTCCAGCCTGATGCATTCTATACAGAGCATCAAGGGTCTGGGACGCGTACGAAACCGCAACCGTGAGAGGCAATTTCCGAGTTGGTGCTTCAACACGGTAACTTTCACCGATGACCATGCCAAGGTTACGACAAAAATACTCCATCACAAAAAAAGGCGTGTCGCCCGCGGTATCGTAGTCCCATATTGCTGCAATATTGGGATGATCGAGTTTACCCATTATACGAGCTTCTGTTTCAAAACGCGTAATCAACTCGTCCCGATCAACAAGAAGCTCCATCATCTCTGATGGTTTAAGCACCTTGAGAGCTACAATTCGATCTGTAACAGGCTGACGAGCTTTAAATACAGCTCCCATGCCGCCTCTTCCAAGAAGCCCGCATACCGTATAACGTCCAATCTTCATGAAATATTCCTGTAGCCTACGGCATCAACCGTCTGGCGTACCGTTCCGGCAAACCGCGAGCCTTCATCTTGGCAACAGTCTCAGCGGGGTCGTATGCAACACAGCGTACAATAAGCTCATGAGACTCCGTGTCCCACACAAGATATTTTGCCCGTGGGTCACCGTCCCGTGGTTGCCCTACCGCACCTGCATTTACCATATACCGGCTGATAAAATCGAGAGTATATTCCCCTTCATGCAAATCACACCGCTCTACAACGCCGTTTGCAGCGCGTACGAGTCCCAACTCATGTGTGTGTCCAAGAAAAGCAATTTGTTCGGGAAAACGAGAAAATTTTAGCAGAACTCTTTCGTCGTCCAGTTCCCATATATATTGGAAAGCAGAACGCGGCGGTAGCCCGTGAACAAACAACGCGCCGTGTAACGAAAGGACAAGAGGGAGCGAGCGCAAGTACTGCAATGACTGTTCAGAAAGCATCAACGCTGTTTTATCCACGACCTCTATGGATTGCTTGTTGAAACAGGATCGATACTTACTGCGCCCAACGCCAAGCTCATGATTTCCGGCAACGGAAATAATACCCCGCTCCTGTACCGCTTTTACGCATAATTCAGGGTCGGGACCATACCCCACAATATCCCCAAGAGAAATTATCTCCGAAACATCTGGAAAAGAATGGGTAATATCATGTAGCACATGAGTAAGGGCTTCATAATTTGCATGAATATCTGACAGAACTGCAATTCGCATATGCGGAGCATATCAGGAAGTGATTTTGCTGACAAACTTTTGCCAGTACAATTACAGCGTTCAAAGGAGATTGAGAAAAGGCAAGGCAGAGCCACGACTACGGCATATATAATCACTGAAGATTGCACTAACCGCGCAGCTCACGTACCCTGAAAACTGGATTCTTTCTTTTACCGAAACAATAGTACTTTTATCGAGGTAATCGTATGCAAATAGCAATGATCGGGCTTGGGCGTATGGGAATGAACATGGCACGCAGACTTATCAAGGACGGGCACGAAGTTGTTGTCTGGAACCGTTCCCCTGATAAAGTTGCCACCATGGTTTCGGAAGGTGCAATTGGAGCACAATCAATTAAAGAAGCAGTACAAAAACTTACTGCACCGCGCATAGTATGGTGCATGCTCCCTTCCGGTGCTGTCACCCAGAAAGCTCTTGGAGAAATTTTAGAAGCACTTGATTCTGACGACCTTGTCATTGAAGGCGGCAACTCTTACTGGAAAGACGATCAAAAAAACTCAAAAAAATTTGTCGAAAAAGGGTGCGGCTATATTGATGCCGGAGTTTCCGGTGGCGTGTGGGGATTAAAAGTCGGGTACTGCACCATGGTTGGCGGTAAAGACCGTTTTGTCCACCGCGCCAAACCTATTTTCGATTCTCTTGCTCCGCCACGAGGCTGGAAACATGTAGGGCCTGTTGGAGCCGGTCATTTTGTTAAAATGGTACATAATGGCATTGAATACGCCATGATGGAAGCCATTGGTGAAGGCTTTGATCTCATGCATAACGGTCCTTTCGATCACCTTGATCTCGGCGGCATTGCAGACCTGTGGGGACAAGGTAGCGTAGTCCGGTGCTGGTTGCTCGAGCTGCTTGTTCTTGCCTATGAGCGTGACCCCGACCTTTCTTCCATTCGAGGATACGTTGACGACTCCGGCGAAGGACGCTGGACAATACTCGATGGCGTAGAAAACGGCGTTTCTGTTCCGGTGCTGGCGCAATCTCTCTTTAAGCGTTTTGAATCACGGCAGAAAGATGTTTATTCCAACAAAATTCTTGCAGCTCTTCGTAACGAATTCGGCGGTCATGCCGTTAAAAAAGAGTAGGTGCGCCCATGCCAAGTTTTGAAGCAACCGTTGCTCCATCCTCTGCCCCCTGTGAAGAGCGCAGACCGGACGGATGCGGAGTAATTATTTTTGGTGCATCCGGTGACCTTGTATACAGAAAACTCCTTCCGGCACTCTTTCATCTGTTTATGCGCGAACTCATGCCGGAGCAATTCTATATTCTTGGATTTGCCCGCACAAATATGAATGATGACGACTTTCGGAATCGAACACGGGAAGCACTCAGCGATGCCCACGAAACGAGCGATTCTGCAATTATTGACGCTTTTCTTTCCAAATGCATGTATGTCTCCGGTGACTACAAAGATCCTGAAGCCTATAAGCGCTTGCAAAAAAAAGCTGCCAGTTGCGATTGTGATTTCTCACAAAAAGAAAATAAGCTCTTTTATCTAGCACTGCCACCACAGCTGCATCCAACAGTTGTCAGCCGGTTATCTGAATGCGGTTTAACTATGGAAGGTGAAGATAAAAATCCGTGGGCACGCGTAGTTTTTGAAAAACCGTTCGGACACGATTTAAACTCAGCACTGGAACTGGATAAACATCTTTGCTCCATGCTCACACCGTCACAGATTTTCCGCATAGATCACTATCTCGGAAAAGAGACGGTTCAGTCCATTTTGATGCTCCGCTTTGCAAACATTATGTTCGAACCGCTTTGGAATCAGCGCTATATTGATAACATCCAGATAACCGTAGCGGAATCCGTGGGCGTTGAGCACAGGGGCGGATACTACGAACAGGCGGGATGTCTGCGCGACATGTTCCAGAACCATATGTTGCAAATGCTCTCACTTGTCACAATGGAACCACCAACACGGTTTGAAGCAGAATTTGTTCAAGGCGAGCGGGTTAAACTGCTTAAAGCTATACGTCCGTGGTCAGAGCGTACTCTTAAGGAAAATATTGTCCGTGGACAGTACACCGCAGGAAGGCTGCACGGCAGCGACGCTATTGGGTATCACGATGAAGCAAACATCGCGAAAGATTCGCAGACAGAAACCTTTGTCGGCATGAAACTCTATATCGATAACTGGCGCTGGCAGGGAGTGCCTATATATATGCGTTCCGGCAAACGCCTCAGCATGCGCGAATCAGAAGTAGCAGTAACCTTCAAGCGTGTTCCACACTCCATGTTCGGGTTTGCTTCCCAGCACGAGATGCCAGCCAATATTCTGGTTATGAAAATTCAACCGAATGAAGGGG
Proteins encoded in this region:
- a CDS encoding metallophosphoesterase family protein, producing MRIAVLSDIHANYEALTHVLHDITHSFPDVSEIISLGDIVGYGPDPELCVKAVQERGIISVAGNHELGVGRSKYRSCFNKQSIEVVDKTALMLSEQSLQYLRSLPLVLSLHGALFVHGLPPRSAFQYIWELDDERVLLKFSRFPEQIAFLGHTHELGLVRAANGVVERCDLHEGEYTLDFISRYMVNAGAVGQPRDGDPRAKYLVWDTESHELIVRCVAYDPAETVAKMKARGLPERYARRLMP
- a CDS encoding DUF1566 domain-containing protein, yielding MKIGRYTVCGLLGRGGMGAVFKARQPVTDRIVALKVLKPSEMMELLVDRDELITRFETEARIMGKLDHPNIAAIWDYDTAGDTPFFVMEYFCRNLGMVIGESYRVEAPTRKLPLTVAVSYASQTLDALYRMHQAGIVHRDVKPFNLMITGLDEIKLIDFGLSRLRGEMLPTSTAKGERIGSPYYAAPEQEAAPDSVDGRADIFSVGVMLYRMLTGVLPTDEALYTNNVVPRASQYSLDLDSDWDAFFDRAMAFDPAKRFSTAKEMRLALDSLVEVWRERVDNECRFIDEFAETPPCPTDAPVLRSEPVKVRLDNAQKFFGLDSLWRPDCVGMADLVDNEDGTVTDAATGKKWQQSGSEFACTWDEAHTYITVLNEQKFAGFQDWRLPTVDELSSLVQEPPELGAFCVPQLLDSAQDTLWTCDTKSYMAAWFVSASMGFVGWQDMTCQFAVRAVRG
- the zwf gene encoding glucose-6-phosphate dehydrogenase, whose amino-acid sequence is MPSFEATVAPSSAPCEERRPDGCGVIIFGASGDLVYRKLLPALFHLFMRELMPEQFYILGFARTNMNDDDFRNRTREALSDAHETSDSAIIDAFLSKCMYVSGDYKDPEAYKRLQKKAASCDCDFSQKENKLFYLALPPQLHPTVVSRLSECGLTMEGEDKNPWARVVFEKPFGHDLNSALELDKHLCSMLTPSQIFRIDHYLGKETVQSILMLRFANIMFEPLWNQRYIDNIQITVAESVGVEHRGGYYEQAGCLRDMFQNHMLQMLSLVTMEPPTRFEAEFVQGERVKLLKAIRPWSERTLKENIVRGQYTAGRLHGSDAIGYHDEANIAKDSQTETFVGMKLYIDNWRWQGVPIYMRSGKRLSMRESEVAVTFKRVPHSMFGFASQHEMPANILVMKIQPNEGVDLTIHTKQPGPKTCMASLSLSFKYEEVFGIVPPDAYERLLLDCMLGDRTLFLSSEGVEAAWTVVDPILNYWRDHPENAPLHPYKSGSWGPAASDDLLLRSGHQWRNPPEEHGTHFKSLAKPLIVRK
- the gnd gene encoding phosphogluconate dehydrogenase (NAD(+)-dependent, decarboxylating), which gives rise to MQIAMIGLGRMGMNMARRLIKDGHEVVVWNRSPDKVATMVSEGAIGAQSIKEAVQKLTAPRIVWCMLPSGAVTQKALGEILEALDSDDLVIEGGNSYWKDDQKNSKKFVEKGCGYIDAGVSGGVWGLKVGYCTMVGGKDRFVHRAKPIFDSLAPPRGWKHVGPVGAGHFVKMVHNGIEYAMMEAIGEGFDLMHNGPFDHLDLGGIADLWGQGSVVRCWLLELLVLAYERDPDLSSIRGYVDDSGEGRWTILDGVENGVSVPVLAQSLFKRFESRQKDVYSNKILAALRNEFGGHAVKKE